A single genomic interval of Romboutsia ilealis harbors:
- a CDS encoding NEAT domain-containing protein: MKYIKSILSVMLVAVFMMASGINASALELSEVESGIYEVQNDVNHESEIGMSMARSYLDPTMKLEIKGGKVYYTIKFSGANYMKDHKISINGENVNLDIINEDNENHTIELGFETDTIEPDMKASMYVDAMGRDVEFGIITKTDTLKLIEKIEEPEEEVVEEEVVEEEVVEEEANSTVEAATDTTSNNNTILYVGIGVVVVLVAAFLIMKGKK; this comes from the coding sequence ATGAAATACATAAAATCAATATTATCAGTAATGCTAGTTGCAGTATTTATGATGGCATCAGGAATAAATGCAAGTGCTTTAGAATTAAGTGAAGTTGAAAGTGGAATTTATGAAGTACAAAATGATGTAAATCATGAAAGTGAAATAGGAATGAGTATGGCAAGAAGTTACTTAGATCCAACTATGAAATTAGAGATTAAAGGTGGTAAAGTATATTATACCATTAAATTTAGTGGTGCAAATTATATGAAAGACCACAAAATTTCAATAAATGGTGAAAATGTAAATCTTGATATAATCAATGAAGATAATGAAAACCATACAATAGAATTAGGTTTTGAAACAGATACAATAGAACCAGATATGAAAGCTAGTATGTATGTAGATGCTATGGGTAGAGATGTTGAGTTTGGAATAATAACTAAAACAGATACTTTAAAATTAATAGAAAAGATAGAAGAGCCTGAAGAAGAAGTGGTTGAAGAAGAAGTGGTTGAAGAAGAAGTGGTTGAAGAAGAAGCAAACTCAACAGTTGAGGCAGCAACTGATACAACAAGTAATAATAATACTATCTTATATGTAGGTATAGGAGTTGTAGTTGTTTTAGTAGCTGCGTTTCTTATAATGAAGGGTAAAAAATAA
- a CDS encoding class D sortase — protein sequence MKSKTSKILIIVGLLICVGSLSIKGYSKYLENKATKSFEEKIDKNTKESKEDDFTNVKAGDEIAIINIPSIKLNTVVVESIEKQYLKHYVCHFENSAMPGQYGNFSLAGHSSYRYNEVFNELHKISLEDEIIIKTLNNEFTYVVKDIFEVDPEDTYVLDQDNEKKELTIVTCTNNGKNRLIVKAEIAEDENNNK from the coding sequence ATGAAATCTAAAACTTCTAAAATATTAATAATAGTGGGCCTACTAATTTGTGTAGGCTCACTATCTATAAAGGGCTATTCAAAGTATCTAGAAAATAAAGCAACTAAAAGTTTTGAAGAAAAAATAGATAAAAATACTAAAGAATCTAAAGAAGATGATTTTACAAATGTAAAAGCTGGAGATGAAATAGCAATTATAAATATACCATCTATAAAACTAAATACAGTAGTAGTTGAAAGTATTGAAAAACAATACTTAAAACATTATGTATGTCATTTTGAAAATAGTGCTATGCCAGGGCAATATGGAAATTTTTCTTTAGCAGGTCATAGTAGTTACAGATATAATGAGGTATTTAATGAACTTCATAAAATCAGTCTAGAGGATGAAATAATAATAAAAACTTTAAATAATGAATTTACATATGTAGTAAAAGATATTTTTGAAGTTGATCCAGAGGATACCTATGTATTAGATCAAGATAACGAAAAAAAAGAGCTAACAATAGTTACTTGTACTAATAATGGTAAAAACAGATTAATAGTTAAAGCTGAAATAGCTGAAGATGAAAATAATAATAAATAG
- the isdE gene encoding heme ABC transporter substrate-binding protein IsdE: MKVKKYITSIVMMTLSLALTVGCSSSETNDKQTNEVNSGEEVVVATSVAVTEILDKLGVKVSGVPTTSYDLPESAKDATEVGSPMNPDMEIIKSLNPTVVVSVDTLGEDYKKTFTQNNIPSEFVNLTNVDGLKETVKTLGERFDKTDKANEILKELEDKEAALSNKEKNDEKVMILFGAPGSVMIGTNKSYVGNLVQICGGNNVFSEGSSSYIQVNMEEIIKANPDKILVMMHALPEETKKTVEQELAKDSWKSINAVKNDKVIYLDTEYFGMSANLKAIEALDILGDILYEQ; the protein is encoded by the coding sequence ATGAAAGTTAAAAAATATATAACTTCTATAGTTATGATGACGTTATCACTAGCTTTAACTGTAGGATGTTCAAGCAGTGAAACAAATGATAAACAAACTAATGAAGTAAATTCAGGAGAAGAAGTCGTAGTTGCAACTTCAGTAGCAGTTACAGAAATATTAGATAAATTAGGTGTAAAAGTAAGTGGTGTTCCAACTACTTCTTATGATTTACCAGAAAGTGCGAAAGATGCAACCGAAGTAGGAAGTCCAATGAACCCAGATATGGAAATAATAAAATCACTAAATCCAACAGTAGTAGTATCAGTAGATACTTTAGGTGAAGACTATAAAAAGACTTTTACGCAAAATAATATACCAAGTGAGTTTGTAAACTTAACTAATGTGGATGGTTTAAAAGAAACAGTAAAAACATTAGGAGAAAGATTTGATAAAACTGATAAAGCAAATGAAATATTAAAAGAATTAGAAGATAAAGAAGCAGCTTTAAGTAATAAAGAAAAAAATGATGAAAAAGTAATGATACTTTTTGGAGCTCCAGGATCAGTGATGATAGGAACAAATAAATCTTATGTAGGTAATTTAGTTCAAATCTGTGGAGGAAATAACGTATTTAGTGAAGGAAGTTCTTCATATATACAGGTTAATATGGAAGAAATAATAAAAGCAAATCCTGATAAAATACTTGTAATGATGCACGCTTTACCAGAAGAAACTAAAAAAACTGTAGAACAAGAACTTGCAAAGGATTCTTGGAAAAGTATAAATGCAGTAAAAAATGATAAAGTAATTTATTTAGACACTGAATATTTTGGAATGAGTGCAAATCTAAAGGCTATAGAAGCTTTAGATATATTAGGAGATATATTATATGAGCAGTAA
- a CDS encoding FecCD family ABC transporter permease: MSSKILNLENNKKLIYILISIVVLATIVLYSIKTGSIEISFNELIKGLMSNDNSGNIGIIKDIRLPRVLSAVLIGSSLGVAGTLLQAVMKNPLADPGITGISSGASLVAIIIMVFFPGLNEFKPVVSFIGGSVAGIMVYLIAYDKGFSPIRIVLAGVAINALLTSMASIVTMFNGGVQNSIDMWLSGSLATVTKSDVNILAICTILGISLALMTGKTCNLLSLGDKTSKSLGVDTTKQTIIISAIAVFLASTSTGVGGVISFVGLIVPHIARFIIGSNHNYLIPFSSILGSILLVLADTLGRTMFKPYEIPVGLVMSVIGAPFFIYLLKRRKR; encoded by the coding sequence ATGAGCAGTAAAATACTTAATTTAGAAAATAATAAAAAATTAATATATATATTAATATCTATAGTAGTCTTAGCTACTATAGTTCTTTATTCAATAAAAACTGGAAGTATAGAAATAAGCTTTAATGAATTAATAAAAGGATTAATGAGTAACGATAACAGTGGTAATATTGGAATAATTAAGGATATAAGATTACCTAGAGTCTTATCTGCCGTATTAATAGGCTCAAGTTTAGGTGTAGCGGGTACACTATTACAAGCAGTTATGAAAAATCCTTTAGCTGATCCAGGAATTACTGGGATATCATCTGGAGCTAGTTTAGTGGCTATAATAATTATGGTATTTTTCCCAGGATTAAATGAATTTAAGCCAGTAGTTTCATTTATAGGTGGAAGTGTTGCTGGTATAATGGTTTATTTAATAGCTTATGATAAAGGGTTTTCACCTATAAGAATAGTTTTAGCAGGTGTTGCTATAAATGCTTTACTTACATCTATGGCATCCATAGTTACTATGTTTAATGGTGGAGTACAAAATAGTATAGATATGTGGTTAAGTGGAAGTCTAGCAACAGTAACTAAAAGTGATGTAAATATATTAGCAATATGTACTATATTAGGTATAAGCTTAGCGTTAATGACAGGTAAAACTTGTAATTTACTATCTTTAGGGGATAAAACTTCTAAAAGTTTAGGAGTAGATACTACAAAGCAAACTATAATTATATCAGCTATAGCAGTATTTTTAGCAAGTACATCAACTGGTGTAGGTGGAGTAATATCTTTTGTAGGTCTTATAGTACCTCATATAGCAAGATTTATAATAGGCTCAAATCACAACTATCTAATACCATTTAGTTCTATATTAGGAAGTATTTTACTAGTACTTGCAGATACGTTAGGCAGAACTATGTTTAAACCTTATGAAATACCAGTTGGTCTTGTAATGTCAGTTATAGGTGCTCCATTCTTTATATATCTGCTTAAAAGGAGAAAAAGATAA
- a CDS encoding ABC transporter ATP-binding protein: protein MLKGKNIDFSYSKDKTFIKNLNIDIPKGKVTTILGPNGSGKSTLLSILSCFNKPQKGDIYLDDIKLNKLKYKEIAKHIACVHQHNSAPEDIDVETLVSYGRSPYKKNKKEDKRLIDFAIKATNLSEIRHEKVMDLSGGQRQRAFIAMSLAQNTEVLLLDEPTTYLDIYHQIEILEVVKKLNEEHNITIVMVLHDINQAIKYSHNIVIMKNGSIVNEGSPSKIINENIIKDVYQVEGFIGKDEDEIYFIPRKVC from the coding sequence ATGTTAAAAGGAAAAAATATAGATTTTTCATATAGCAAAGATAAGACTTTTATAAAAAATTTAAATATAGATATACCAAAAGGAAAAGTAACTACAATACTTGGTCCAAATGGAAGTGGTAAGTCAACATTACTTAGTATTCTATCTTGTTTTAATAAGCCACAAAAAGGTGATATATATTTAGATGATATAAAATTAAATAAGTTAAAGTATAAAGAAATAGCAAAACATATAGCTTGTGTACATCAGCATAATAGTGCACCAGAGGATATAGATGTAGAAACTTTAGTAAGTTATGGTAGAAGTCCTTATAAAAAAAATAAAAAGGAAGATAAAAGATTAATTGATTTTGCAATAAAGGCTACAAATCTATCAGAAATAAGACATGAAAAGGTAATGGATTTATCAGGAGGTCAAAGGCAAAGAGCTTTTATAGCTATGTCTTTAGCTCAAAATACAGAAGTTTTACTACTTGATGAACCAACAACTTATTTAGATATATACCATCAAATAGAAATACTAGAAGTTGTTAAAAAGCTTAATGAAGAGCATAACATAACTATAGTTATGGTACTTCATGATATAAATCAAGCTATAAAATATAGTCATAATATAGTAATTATGAAAAATGGATCAATTGTAAATGAAGGAAGTCCATCTAAAATAATAAATGAGAATATTATAAAAGATGTTTATCAGGTAGAAGGATTTATAGGAAAAGATGAGGATGAAATTTATTTTATTCCACGAAAAGTTTGCTAG
- a CDS encoding YbaN family protein codes for MSKLKKAMYLLVGLIAFVLGFIGIFLPLLPTTPLFLLTSFCLLKSSEKLNEKFMQTKMYEKYVKSFVEKGGMTLKAKLCLTVPVSLLLLFMFLTIENTMMRMIIIIMWLAKVIVFTRMKTIKVETNREAYDGQ; via the coding sequence ATGAGTAAATTAAAAAAGGCAATGTACTTATTAGTTGGATTAATAGCATTTGTACTAGGTTTTATAGGAATATTTTTACCACTACTACCAACAACACCATTATTTTTATTAACATCATTTTGTTTATTAAAAAGTAGTGAAAAATTAAATGAAAAGTTTATGCAAACTAAGATGTACGAAAAATATGTAAAATCATTTGTAGAAAAAGGTGGAATGACTTTAAAAGCAAAACTTTGCTTAACAGTTCCAGTATCACTATTACTACTGTTTATGTTTTTAACTATAGAAAATACAATGATGAGAATGATAATCATAATAATGTGGTTGGCAAAAGTAATAGTATTTACAAGGATGAAGACAATAAAAGTTGAGACAAATAGGGAGGCATATGATGGTCAATAA
- a CDS encoding ABC transporter ATP-binding protein/permease, with protein MVNKRLLSLCEDSKKWVGMTVLMNWISIICNIAIVVYIGNVVDKLYNNDFNINMLGSAIFIIAMLGIRFVCNFLSTKFSSKSSTEVRKGLRSKIYQKLLDLGVNYKDTISTSSTVQISVDGVEALEIYFGRYLPQLFYSLLAPLTLFVVVAPISFKAAIVLLICVPLIPVSIIAVMKFAKKLLGKYWGIYTNLGDSFLENLHGLTTLKIYDLDAEKNEEMNKEAENFRNITMKVLSMQLNSINIMDLIAFGGSALGIIIAISQYSQGNITIGQVLIIILLSSEFFIPLRLLGSYFHVAMNGMAASDKIFNLLDTEIEKIENLTKEEMNLLKDINIEIKNVDFSYNKERKVLKNVNVTIPKGKMIALVGESGCGKSTITNLLLKQEKVDSGEITLNGINLNYIPFEVLTKKVGFINHSAYIFNGTIEDNLRMGKFDANEREINEALKKANLYDFVQSLPEKLQTNVGEGGAFLSGGQKQRLALARTIITNPEIYIFDEATSNIDVESEEKIWKAIYELAENKTVIVISHRLANVKNADNIYVLDKGNIVESGSHKDLMMYNGKYAQLVNHQISLESIYKENVMQKEVAISE; from the coding sequence ATGGTCAATAAAAGATTATTATCACTTTGTGAGGATTCAAAAAAGTGGGTAGGTATGACGGTTTTAATGAACTGGATATCTATAATATGCAATATTGCAATAGTAGTTTATATAGGGAACGTAGTAGACAAACTATATAATAATGATTTTAATATAAATATGCTAGGTTCAGCGATATTTATAATAGCAATGCTAGGAATTAGATTTGTATGTAATTTCTTATCAACAAAATTTTCTTCTAAATCTTCAACAGAAGTAAGAAAAGGATTAAGATCGAAAATATATCAAAAGTTATTAGATTTAGGTGTTAACTATAAGGATACAATATCAACTTCATCAACTGTGCAAATATCAGTAGATGGAGTAGAAGCCTTAGAAATATACTTTGGTAGATATTTACCGCAATTATTTTATAGTTTATTAGCACCACTTACATTATTTGTAGTGGTAGCGCCAATAAGCTTTAAGGCAGCCATAGTATTATTAATATGTGTACCTTTAATACCGGTATCAATAATAGCTGTAATGAAATTTGCTAAAAAACTATTAGGAAAGTATTGGGGGATATACACTAATTTAGGAGATTCTTTCTTAGAAAACTTACATGGACTTACAACATTAAAGATATATGATTTAGATGCAGAAAAAAATGAAGAAATGAATAAAGAAGCTGAAAATTTCAGAAATATAACTATGAAAGTATTATCAATGCAATTAAACTCTATAAATATTATGGACCTTATTGCTTTTGGAGGATCAGCTCTAGGGATAATAATCGCTATAAGTCAATATAGCCAAGGAAATATAACTATAGGTCAAGTACTTATAATAATATTACTTTCATCAGAATTCTTTATACCACTTAGACTTCTTGGATCATATTTCCACGTAGCTATGAATGGTATGGCTGCAAGTGATAAAATATTTAATTTATTAGATACAGAAATAGAAAAAATAGAAAATTTAACTAAAGAAGAAATGAATTTATTAAAAGATATAAATATAGAAATAAAAAATGTAGACTTTAGTTATAACAAAGAAAGAAAAGTACTTAAAAATGTAAATGTAACTATACCAAAAGGAAAAATGATTGCCTTAGTTGGAGAAAGTGGATGTGGTAAGAGTACTATAACTAACTTACTATTAAAACAAGAAAAAGTAGATAGTGGTGAAATAACACTAAATGGAATAAATTTAAATTATATACCATTTGAAGTATTAACTAAAAAGGTTGGATTTATAAACCATAGTGCATACATATTTAATGGAACAATAGAAGACAACTTAAGGATGGGTAAATTTGATGCAAATGAAAGAGAAATAAATGAAGCACTTAAAAAAGCTAATTTATATGATTTTGTACAAAGCTTACCAGAAAAGTTACAAACAAATGTTGGAGAAGGTGGAGCGTTTCTATCAGGTGGTCAAAAGCAAAGATTAGCTTTAGCTAGAACTATAATAACAAATCCAGAGATATATATATTTGATGAAGCAACCTCAAATATAGATGTAGAAAGTGAAGAAAAAATATGGAAGGCTATATATGAGTTAGCAGAAAATAAAACTGTTATAGTAATATCTCATAGATTAGCCAATGTTAAAAATGCAGATAACATTTATGTATTAGATAAAGGGAATATAGTAGAAAGTGGAAGTCATAAAGACCTTATGATGTATAATGGAAAATATGCACAATTAGTAAATCATCAAATAAGCTTAGAAAGTATATACAAGGAGAACGTAATGCAAAAGGAGGTGGCTATAAGTGAATAA
- the cydC gene encoding thiol reductant ABC exporter subunit CydC produces the protein MNNRQSGMKIMARLIKILKPLAPVMMITISFGVLGFLAAIAITTFGGVAIATKLGIDMSVTFKTSITVIIVCAVLRGLLRYIEQYSGHYIAFKILAILRDKVYKALRKLAPSKLESKEKGNLISVITSDIELLEVFYAHTVAPIAIAIITSIIIALVLGSINVYFGLISAGFYIIVGYVIPVLSSKYGNKAGVEYREEFAKTNSFLLESLKGIKEVLLFNQGEKRLAKINENSDKLNAKLDDIKKHEGIIRACTDVTIMIAILTFLFVGIHLMQNNVLNLGELIVAIVLLSSSFGPVVALSNLSNNLIHTFACAQRLFNILDEVPAVDEVEGEISLKTSEMSIENMDFNYGDRNEKLLNNINLDIRKGEKIAILGESGCGKSTLLKLMMRFWDVNKGSINIDNNNIKNVPTKTLRKTQTLVTQETFLFNDSIENNIKIGKIDATEEEVIQACKKASIHEFITTLPQGYKTNVGELGGNLSSGERQRLGIARAFLHDGDILILDEPTSNLDTLNEAEILKSLENHCKDKTIVMVSHRKSSAAICDKKIYVKNNTLTYN, from the coding sequence GTGAATAATAGACAATCAGGTATGAAAATTATGGCAAGGCTTATAAAAATACTTAAGCCGCTAGCACCAGTTATGATGATAACAATAAGCTTTGGAGTACTAGGATTTTTAGCTGCAATAGCAATAACAACTTTTGGAGGGGTTGCTATTGCTACAAAGCTTGGAATAGATATGTCAGTAACATTTAAAACAAGTATAACTGTAATAATAGTATGTGCAGTACTTAGAGGATTACTTAGATATATAGAACAATATTCGGGTCACTATATAGCCTTTAAGATACTTGCAATACTTAGAGATAAGGTATATAAAGCACTTAGAAAATTAGCACCATCAAAGCTAGAATCTAAGGAAAAGGGAAATTTAATTTCAGTAATAACAAGTGATATAGAATTATTAGAAGTATTTTACGCTCATACAGTAGCTCCAATAGCTATAGCGATAATTACTTCTATAATAATAGCTTTAGTTTTAGGAAGTATCAATGTATACTTTGGATTAATATCAGCAGGATTTTATATAATAGTAGGTTATGTAATACCAGTTTTATCTTCTAAATATGGAAATAAGGCTGGAGTAGAATATAGAGAAGAATTTGCTAAAACAAATAGCTTCTTATTAGAATCCTTAAAAGGTATAAAAGAAGTATTGTTATTTAATCAAGGTGAAAAAAGATTAGCTAAAATAAATGAAAATAGTGATAAACTAAATGCTAAATTAGATGATATCAAAAAACATGAAGGTATAATAAGAGCTTGTACAGATGTAACTATAATGATAGCTATATTAACTTTCTTATTTGTTGGTATACACTTAATGCAAAATAATGTATTAAATTTAGGAGAGTTAATAGTAGCAATAGTATTATTATCTAGTTCATTTGGTCCAGTTGTAGCTTTAAGTAACTTATCAAATAACTTAATACATACTTTTGCTTGTGCTCAAAGATTATTTAATATATTAGATGAAGTACCAGCAGTTGATGAAGTAGAAGGTGAAATAAGTCTTAAAACTTCAGAGATGTCTATAGAAAATATGGACTTTAACTACGGTGATAGAAATGAAAAGTTATTAAATAATATAAACCTAGATATAAGAAAAGGTGAAAAAATAGCTATACTTGGTGAAAGTGGATGCGGTAAGAGCACATTACTTAAGCTTATGATGAGATTTTGGGATGTAAACAAGGGATCTATAAATATAGATAATAATAATATAAAAAATGTTCCAACTAAGACTTTAAGAAAAACTCAAACTTTAGTTACACAAGAGACTTTCTTATTTAATGATAGTATAGAAAATAACATAAAAATAGGTAAAATAGATGCTACTGAAGAAGAAGTAATACAAGCTTGTAAAAAAGCATCAATACATGAGTTTATAACTACTTTACCACAAGGATATAAGACTAATGTTGGTGAGTTAGGAGGAAATTTATCTTCAGGAGAAAGACAAAGATTAGGTATAGCTAGAGCTTTTCTACATGATGGAGATATATTAATCCTTGATGAACCTACAAGTAACTTAGATACTTTAAATGAAGCTGAAATACTAAAGAGCTTAGAAAATCATTGTAAAGATAAAACTATTGTAATGGTATCTCATAGAAAGTCAAGTGCAGCTATATGCGATAAAAAGATTTATGTTAAAAATAATACATTAACTTATAACTAA
- a CDS encoding nitrous oxide-stimulated promoter family protein: protein MTRIEKEKQTIDLMINIYCKKKHKGKDGLCEECQELLEYAYKRLDFCKFGNEKSFCSKCPIHCYKKDMKAKVKDVMKFSGPRLMIYSPIQFIKHIFE from the coding sequence ATGACTAGAATAGAAAAAGAAAAACAAACTATAGATCTTATGATAAATATATATTGTAAAAAGAAGCATAAGGGCAAAGATGGATTATGTGAAGAGTGCCAAGAATTATTAGAATATGCATATAAGAGACTTGATTTTTGTAAGTTTGGAAATGAAAAGAGCTTTTGTAGCAAATGTCCGATACATTGCTATAAAAAGGATATGAAGGCTAAAGTTAAGGATGTTATGAAATTTTCTGGACCTAGGCTTATGATATATAGTCCTATTCAGTTTATTAAACATATATTTGAGTAA